From Pseudoalteromonas viridis, one genomic window encodes:
- the deoD gene encoding purine-nucleoside phosphorylase — translation MSTPHINANPGDFAETVLMPGDPLRAKYIAENFLQDARQVTDVRNMFGFTGTYNGKPVSIMGSGMGIPSMSIYARELIVSFGVKNLIRIGTCGGINQDTKIRDVIFAQGASTDSNVNRARVRGYDFAAIADFGLLENGVNAARRLGIEAKVGNVYTTDTFYQADSSFYPELDKLGVLAVDMETAGLYGVAAEYGAKAMALFTVSDHVITGEATPPEERQSTFNEMVKIALESI, via the coding sequence ATGAGTACTCCGCATATTAATGCTAACCCAGGTGATTTTGCAGAAACGGTGCTAATGCCAGGGGACCCACTGCGTGCCAAGTACATTGCTGAAAACTTTTTGCAAGACGCACGTCAGGTAACGGACGTACGCAACATGTTTGGTTTTACCGGCACTTATAACGGTAAGCCAGTTAGTATTATGGGCTCAGGCATGGGTATTCCATCTATGTCTATTTATGCTCGCGAGCTGATTGTCAGCTTTGGTGTAAAAAACTTAATTCGCATCGGTACTTGTGGCGGTATTAATCAGGATACAAAAATCCGTGATGTTATTTTTGCGCAAGGTGCCAGCACCGATTCAAACGTTAATCGTGCTCGTGTACGTGGCTATGATTTTGCTGCGATTGCTGACTTCGGTCTGCTTGAGAACGGTGTTAACGCAGCACGTCGCCTGGGTATTGAAGCAAAAGTGGGTAACGTATACACCACAGATACCTTCTACCAGGCAGACAGCAGCTTTTACCCAGAGCTAGACAAGCTGGGTGTACTGGCTGTGGATATGGAAACAGCTGGTCTGTATGGCGTTGCAGCTGAGTACGGTGCAAAGGCAATGGCACTATTCACAGTAAGTGACCACGTGATCACTGGTGAAGCAACGCCGCCAGAAGAACGTCAAAGCACGTTCAATGAAATGGTTAAAATTGCTCTAGAATCAATTTAA
- a CDS encoding phosphopentomutase yields MARAIILMADSLGIGAAPDAEKFGDAGANTFAHLLAAYKKEKGEALSLPNLSKLGLVAACEAAGKETCEVAERIEPQAAWGYAKELSSGKDTPSGHWEMAGVPVLFDWGYFPNTQPCFPQEFIDELCKRAEIPGILGNCYASGTTILEQLGEEHVKTGMPICYTSVDSVFQIAAHEQSFGLDKLYQVCEIARALLDEMNIGRVIARPFIGTSSADFIRTGNRRDYSVLPPSPTVLDKLANDGGEVISIGKIADIYAHQGITQKHKAPGLMNLLEKTSEVMASAPDHSLIFTNLVDFDEKFGHRRNAVGYAEALAQFDAYLPNIIDQLKDDDLLLITADHGCDPTAPGTDHTREYVPVLAYRNGMNNTPLGERNSFADMGQTLAQWFNLSACDYGDGFAAQLAKA; encoded by the coding sequence ATGGCAAGAGCAATCATATTAATGGCAGACAGCTTGGGTATTGGCGCAGCGCCCGATGCCGAGAAGTTTGGAGATGCTGGTGCTAATACCTTCGCTCATTTGTTAGCAGCTTATAAGAAAGAAAAAGGCGAAGCCTTATCTTTACCTAACTTAAGTAAGTTAGGTTTGGTTGCTGCATGTGAAGCCGCAGGCAAAGAAACGTGTGAAGTTGCCGAGCGCATCGAGCCACAAGCTGCCTGGGGCTATGCAAAAGAGTTATCCAGCGGTAAAGATACTCCGTCTGGGCACTGGGAAATGGCAGGCGTACCTGTGTTATTTGATTGGGGTTACTTTCCCAATACACAGCCGTGTTTCCCACAAGAATTTATTGATGAGTTGTGCAAGCGTGCAGAGATCCCCGGTATTTTAGGTAACTGTTATGCGTCGGGCACAACCATCTTAGAGCAACTGGGTGAAGAGCACGTCAAAACTGGCATGCCTATTTGCTACACTTCAGTTGACAGTGTGTTTCAAATAGCCGCACATGAGCAGTCATTCGGCCTTGACAAGCTTTATCAAGTATGTGAAATCGCACGGGCACTGCTTGATGAAATGAATATAGGACGAGTGATTGCGCGGCCATTTATAGGCACTTCGAGTGCCGACTTTATTCGTACTGGTAATCGTCGCGATTACTCAGTGTTGCCACCGTCGCCAACGGTATTAGACAAGTTGGCAAACGATGGTGGTGAGGTGATCAGTATCGGTAAGATCGCAGATATTTATGCGCATCAAGGTATTACGCAAAAGCACAAAGCGCCTGGACTGATGAATCTGCTGGAAAAAACCAGCGAAGTCATGGCAAGTGCACCAGACCACAGCTTGATTTTCACTAATCTAGTGGATTTCGATGAGAAGTTTGGTCATCGCCGCAACGCGGTTGGCTATGCAGAAGCACTGGCGCAGTTTGATGCTTATTTACCGAACATCATCGACCAATTAAAAGACGATGATCTGCTGCTTATTACAGCTGATCATGGCTGTGATCCGACCGCACCGGGCACAGATCACACCCGCGAATACGTGCCAGTATTGGCGTATCGTAACGGAATGAACAATACTCCGTTAGGTGAAAGAAACAGCTTCGCAGACATGGGTCAGACACTGGCTCAATGGTTTAACCTGTCTGCTTGTGATTATGGTGACGGCTTTGCAGCCCAACTCGCTAAGGCTTGA
- the udk gene encoding uridine kinase, with translation MTRTIIAIAGASASGKSLFSQTIYNELVNELESGAIAVIEEDAYYKDQSHLPFEHRTQTNYDHPDAFEHALMKEHLTQLRQGKSVQVPTYDYAQHTRSSETRTVNPAKILVVEGILLLSDPALIEEFDIKVFIDTPLDICLLRRMQRDIETRGRSISSVVEQYQATVRPMFYQFIEPSKHNADLVVTRGGMNRVAIDIIKSKIKYLLQE, from the coding sequence GTGACACGAACAATTATAGCCATCGCCGGCGCATCTGCGTCCGGTAAATCTCTTTTTAGTCAAACTATTTATAACGAATTAGTAAACGAACTTGAGTCGGGTGCCATCGCCGTTATAGAAGAAGACGCTTATTACAAAGATCAATCGCATTTGCCGTTTGAACACAGAACTCAAACGAACTATGACCATCCGGATGCGTTTGAACATGCGTTAATGAAAGAGCATCTGACGCAACTGCGTCAAGGTAAGTCTGTACAAGTACCGACTTACGACTATGCTCAACATACACGCAGTAGTGAGACACGCACGGTAAACCCGGCAAAGATTTTAGTCGTTGAAGGGATCTTACTGCTAAGCGATCCAGCATTAATCGAAGAATTTGATATCAAGGTGTTTATTGATACGCCGCTTGATATCTGTCTGCTGCGAAGAATGCAACGAGACATAGAAACTCGCGGTAGAAGTATCTCTTCGGTGGTTGAGCAATATCAGGCAACGGTAAGACCTATGTTTTACCAATTTATTGAGCCCTCAAAGCACAATGCCGACTTGGTCGTAACCCGTGGCGGTATGAATCGCGTTGCGATTGATATTATTAAAAGTAAAATAAAATATTTACTGCAAGAGTAA